The Hyalangium ruber genome includes a window with the following:
- a CDS encoding peptidase C39 family protein has product MRTRIICLLLTALLTACAGMSRSSGGSEEKEGPVARLWRINAAQRDFERLTREGTTLASDGALELDAAARPGATPFPSAGQPDAPVIATYRVGTAVLAEQPIAEGFTSAVPSLEALTPPGTWVRVTLSARVEGTWTKDYDFGPWAFDKGTVSRRSVSGQEDSHGNVLTDTLVLKQPADAVRMTVWLYSTQPEVSPRVRALSLAVSDKERTPVDGPSDGATWGTVLEVPGLSQMIYPNGGPVWCSPTSTTMVLGYWARKLGRPELAHTVPTAAEHTYDEVYAGTGNWSFNTAYGSAMGGGALHGMVARFDSFAQVERFIAAGIPVIISIAYKPGTLTGGASYSSNGHLIVVKGFSPQGDVVVNDPAFPSDDKVEMTYRRDELWRAWRHSGGAAYLFWPQGTSLPEGALSAVP; this is encoded by the coding sequence GTGCGAACTCGCATCATCTGTCTGTTGCTCACCGCCCTCCTGACGGCCTGCGCGGGCATGTCGCGCTCCTCGGGCGGCTCGGAGGAGAAGGAGGGTCCCGTGGCTCGGCTGTGGCGGATCAACGCGGCGCAGCGCGACTTCGAGCGCCTCACCCGCGAGGGCACCACCCTCGCCAGCGATGGGGCCCTGGAGCTGGACGCGGCGGCCAGGCCTGGCGCCACGCCGTTCCCCTCGGCGGGCCAGCCCGACGCTCCCGTCATCGCGACCTACCGCGTCGGCACCGCCGTCCTCGCCGAGCAGCCCATCGCCGAGGGCTTCACCAGCGCCGTGCCCTCCCTGGAGGCGCTCACCCCGCCGGGCACCTGGGTGCGCGTGACGCTCTCCGCGCGCGTGGAAGGCACCTGGACGAAGGACTATGACTTCGGCCCGTGGGCCTTCGACAAGGGCACCGTGTCGCGCCGCAGCGTGAGCGGCCAGGAGGACAGCCACGGCAACGTCCTCACCGACACCCTCGTCCTCAAGCAGCCCGCTGACGCCGTGCGCATGACGGTGTGGCTCTACTCCACGCAGCCGGAGGTGAGCCCCCGCGTCCGCGCCCTCTCCCTGGCGGTGAGCGACAAGGAGCGCACCCCGGTGGATGGTCCCTCGGACGGGGCCACCTGGGGCACCGTGCTGGAGGTGCCCGGCCTCTCGCAGATGATCTACCCGAACGGTGGGCCCGTGTGGTGCTCGCCCACGTCCACCACCATGGTGCTGGGTTACTGGGCCCGGAAGCTGGGCCGGCCGGAGCTCGCCCACACCGTACCCACCGCCGCCGAGCACACCTATGACGAGGTGTACGCGGGCACGGGCAACTGGAGCTTCAACACCGCTTATGGCTCGGCCATGGGAGGCGGAGCCCTCCACGGCATGGTCGCCCGGTTCGACTCCTTCGCCCAGGTGGAGCGCTTCATCGCCGCCGGCATCCCCGTCATCATCAGCATCGCCTACAAGCCGGGCACGCTCACCGGCGGCGCCTCCTACAGCTCCAACGGGCACCTCATCGTCGTGAAGGGCTTCTCGCCCCAGGGAGACGTGGTGGTCAACGACCCCGCCTTCCCCAGCGATGACAAGGTGGAGATGACGTACAGGCGCGACGAGCTGTGGCGCGCCTGGCGTCACTCCGGCGGCGCGGCGTACCTGTTCTGGCCCCAGGGGACTTCCCTGCCCGAGGGCGCCCTGAGCGCCGTACCCTGA